One part of the Humulus lupulus chromosome 9, drHumLupu1.1, whole genome shotgun sequence genome encodes these proteins:
- the LOC133800341 gene encoding uncharacterized protein LOC133800341: MAEQHNVYIQSSSEDDTPCPRPSSTLIQPPTPRPPSWPWSSSSPSSRPQDSHPLYPWAILYPCVVRSYDYMLSNGILVIKGHVQCKICSQDYEMQLDLMAELAKLRSFIERNKDNMRERAPPYWLKPILPTCPVCGRQNSVKPVIDPENDDNTNWLFLLLGQLLGCCTLEQLKFFCNLHGIHRSGAKDRLLFSVYLNLCKQLDPSAAFDL, encoded by the coding sequence ATGGCCGAGCAGCACAACGTGTACATACAGAGTAGTTCTGAGGATGACACACCCTGTCCTCGTCCTTCTTCTACCCTGATCCAGCCTCCTACACCACGACCACCATCATGGCCGTGGTCGTCTTCATCGCCATCGTCCCGGCCCCAAGATTCTCATCCTTTGTATCCTTGGGCCATATTGTATCCCTGCGTTGTGCGCAGCTACGACTACATGTTGTCGAATGGGATATTGGTGATCAAGGGCCACGTACAGTGCAAGATTTGTAGCCAAGACTACGAGATGCAGTTGGATTTGATGGCGGAGTTGGCTAAGTTGAGGAGCTTCATCGAAAGGAACAAGGACAATATGAGAGAAAGGGCTCCGCCCTATTGGCTCAAGCCTATTCTTCCCACTTGCCCAGTGTGTGGCCGTCAGAACTCGGTCAAGCCAGTCATTGATCCTGAAAACGATGACAATACCAACTGGCTCTTCTTGCTGTTGGGTCAACTCTTGGGGTGCTGCACTCTTGAACAGCTCAAGTTCTTTTGCAATTTACATGGGATTCATCGAAGTGGGGCTAAGGATCGACTCTTATTTTCTGTTTACTTGAATCTCTGCAAGCAACTTGACCCCTCTGCGGCTTTTGATCTTTGA